GTCCGGGGCGGACAAGGTGCGGCAGAGCATCCTGCTGATCCTGTCCACGGCGCCCGGTGAGCGGCAGATGCGCCCCGACTTCGGCTGCGCCATCCACGACCTGGTGTTCCAGCCCAACACCCCGGTGCTGCACGGCCTGGTGATCGCCAAGGTCCGCGAGGCGCTCATCGCCTGGGAGCCGAGGGTGGACCTGGTGGACGTGGCGGTGGAGGTGCCCGCGGGCACCCCCGACTGCGTGCTGGTCCGCGTCGACTACCGGGTGCGGGCCACCAACGCCGCCCACAACCTGGTCTACCCGTTCTTCGTCGACGAGGGCGGCGTCGGGACGGTCGGGGGCAGCTGGTGAGCATCGACCTGCCCAACCTGGACACCCGGTCCTTCGACGACCTGATCGCCGAGGCGCTGCGGCGGATCGCGAGGTTCGCCCCGGAGTGGACCGACCTCAACCCGAGCGACCCCGGCGTCACGCTGG
This portion of the Saccharothrix syringae genome encodes:
- a CDS encoding GPW/gp25 family protein; its protein translation is MDVRVLGRGLGFPVRRETAGLRVSSGADKVRQSILLILSTAPGERQMRPDFGCAIHDLVFQPNTPVLHGLVIAKVREALIAWEPRVDLVDVAVEVPAGTPDCVLVRVDYRVRATNAAHNLVYPFFVDEGGVGTVGGSW